In a single window of the Peromyscus maniculatus bairdii isolate BWxNUB_F1_BW_parent chromosome 16, HU_Pman_BW_mat_3.1, whole genome shotgun sequence genome:
- the LOC143268882 gene encoding uncharacterized protein LOC143268882, with product MRITSLGTRRISLLRKCSASQRVRVTRIDVSRCSHAGQTTGWMFPPTSEDIPTQLWEDELNWKRVFTGSRSWCNVTLSCRSFYERTSEPKSKVTATLRITQMAFCVGAPWASERLPPDVNGSQ from the exons atgagaaTAACATCCTTGGGGACCCGCAGGATCAGCTTACTCCGAAAATGCTCAGCTTCACAAAGGGTCAGAGTCACAAG AATTGATGTCAGCAGGTGCAGCCATGCTGGACAGACAACAGGTTGGATGTTCCCACCCACATCTGAAGACATACCCACTCAGCTCTGGGAAGATGAGTTAAATTGGAAAAGAGTCTTTACAG GCTCCAGGAGCTGGTGCAATGTGACACTCAGCTGCAGGTCATTTTATGAACGGACTTCAGAACCCAAAAGTAAGGTGACTGCAACACTCAGAATTACTCAGATGGCATTTTGTGTTGGTGCACCGTGGGCATCGGAACGCTTACCACCTGACGTCAACGGGTCACAATGA